A single Pedobacter sp. PACM 27299 DNA region contains:
- the uvrA gene encoding excinuclease ABC subunit UvrA, with product MSKNTVDLGEQKDVEVYGARVHNLKNIDISFPRNQLVVITGLSGSGKSSLAFDTIYAEGQRRYMETFSAYSRQFMGGMERPDVDKVSGLSPVIAIEQKTTSKNPRSTVGTITEIYDFMRLLYARTADAFSYNTGEKMERMSEDQILSNIYKKFEGMPVNILAPVVKGRKGHYRELFEQIRKQGYIKVRIDGEIQDMSPKMQVDRYKIHDIEVVIDRLIIDKEDQKRLQDSLQSAMKMGKGIIKISDKDNNVSHFSRFLMCPTTGISYDEPQPNSFSFNSPYGACESCDGLGYIFVIDKESVMPNPKLSIMNGGLAPLGEYRDIWVFQVLKALAKKYNFSLSTPLEKLTEEQIGIILDGSHELLSVAVEYNKWNVQNYQITFDGIIKLLEEQQEKKGEGAIDDMETFRKLKTCPVCNGARLKKESLHFKIDGKNIFELAEMDINSLKTWYVDLESRLSERQNTIAKEILKEIRTRLGFLTDVGLNYLSLDRTARTLSGGEAQRIRLATQIGSQLMNVMYILDEPSIGLHQRDNERLIGALKNLRDLGNTVLVVEHDKDMILEADHVIDVGPAAGVRGGQIVAQGTPAEILKSDTLTAAYLNGKKGIEIPKKRRKGTGHKLSIIKASGHNLKDVSVDFPLGKFIAVTGVSGSGKSSLITETLYPILNHHFFRAKKHPLPYEKINGIKEIDKVIEIDQAPIGRTPRSNPSTYTGVFSDIRNLFVQLPEAKIRGYKPGRFSFNVKGGRCETCQGGGMKVIEMNFLPDVQVPCEECGGRRYNRETLEVRYRGKSISDVLDMSIEDACDFFENMPVIYRKIKTLKDVGLGYITLGQSSTTLSGGEAQRVKLATELSKKDTGKTFYILDEPTTGLHFEDINVLLGVLNELVEKGNTVLVIEHNLDVVKVADWVIDLGEEGGAGGGRIIFEGTPEGLVQNPISLTGKFLKKEMGL from the coding sequence ATGAGCAAAAATACCGTTGACCTGGGCGAGCAAAAGGATGTAGAAGTATATGGTGCCAGGGTACATAACCTTAAAAATATCGACATCTCTTTTCCCCGAAACCAGCTGGTAGTCATTACCGGATTAAGTGGAAGCGGAAAGTCCTCTCTAGCATTTGATACTATTTATGCAGAGGGACAGCGTAGGTACATGGAAACTTTCAGTGCCTATTCCCGCCAGTTTATGGGGGGAATGGAGCGTCCTGATGTGGATAAAGTATCAGGATTGAGTCCGGTAATTGCCATCGAGCAAAAAACAACCAGCAAAAATCCAAGATCTACTGTAGGTACCATTACTGAAATCTACGATTTCATGCGTTTACTATATGCGCGTACTGCGGATGCCTTCTCTTACAATACCGGAGAAAAAATGGAGCGCATGAGCGAAGATCAAATCCTGAGCAATATCTACAAGAAATTTGAAGGCATGCCGGTCAATATTCTTGCGCCCGTTGTAAAAGGACGTAAAGGACATTATAGGGAACTATTCGAGCAGATTCGTAAACAAGGCTACATTAAAGTGCGCATTGATGGAGAAATTCAGGACATGAGCCCTAAAATGCAGGTGGATCGCTATAAAATCCACGACATTGAAGTAGTGATAGACCGATTGATCATCGATAAAGAAGACCAGAAACGTTTACAGGATTCCCTGCAATCGGCGATGAAGATGGGAAAAGGCATTATTAAAATCAGCGATAAAGACAACAATGTATCCCATTTCAGTCGATTCCTGATGTGCCCGACTACCGGAATTTCTTATGATGAACCACAGCCCAACAGTTTCTCTTTCAATTCTCCTTATGGAGCCTGCGAAAGCTGTGACGGTTTAGGCTATATTTTCGTGATTGATAAGGAATCGGTCATGCCGAATCCTAAATTGAGCATCATGAATGGTGGTTTAGCCCCATTAGGTGAATATCGCGACATCTGGGTGTTCCAGGTATTGAAAGCCCTGGCTAAAAAATATAACTTCTCTTTATCTACCCCACTAGAAAAACTGACAGAAGAACAGATCGGGATCATCCTTGACGGTTCTCATGAGCTTTTAAGTGTGGCTGTAGAATACAACAAGTGGAATGTGCAAAACTACCAGATCACCTTTGATGGGATCATTAAACTGCTGGAAGAACAGCAGGAGAAAAAGGGAGAAGGCGCAATCGACGATATGGAAACTTTCCGTAAACTCAAAACCTGCCCGGTTTGTAATGGTGCAAGGTTGAAGAAAGAAAGTTTACACTTTAAAATTGACGGTAAAAACATTTTTGAGCTGGCAGAAATGGACATCAACAGTTTAAAAACCTGGTATGTAGACCTGGAAAGCCGCTTGTCAGAACGTCAGAATACCATTGCCAAAGAAATTCTTAAAGAAATCAGAACCCGGTTGGGCTTTCTGACGGACGTAGGTTTAAATTACCTTTCTCTGGACCGTACGGCACGTACCTTATCCGGTGGAGAGGCACAGAGGATCCGTTTGGCCACACAAATCGGCTCTCAGCTGATGAATGTGATGTACATTCTGGATGAGCCGAGTATCGGCTTGCACCAGCGCGACAATGAGCGCTTAATTGGCGCTTTAAAAAACCTGAGGGATCTTGGCAATACCGTATTGGTAGTAGAACATGATAAGGACATGATCCTGGAAGCAGATCACGTAATTGATGTGGGGCCTGCTGCAGGTGTACGCGGTGGACAAATTGTTGCACAGGGTACTCCAGCAGAGATTTTAAAATCAGACACCCTCACTGCAGCCTATTTAAACGGTAAAAAAGGAATTGAAATCCCTAAAAAACGTAGGAAAGGAACCGGTCATAAATTGTCCATCATCAAAGCAAGTGGACATAATTTAAAAGACGTTTCAGTAGATTTTCCATTGGGTAAATTCATTGCCGTGACCGGTGTTTCCGGGAGCGGAAAATCAAGTTTGATTACGGAGACATTATATCCTATTTTAAACCATCACTTTTTTAGGGCCAAGAAACATCCTTTGCCCTATGAAAAGATCAATGGCATTAAAGAAATTGATAAAGTCATTGAAATTGACCAAGCACCGATTGGGCGTACGCCTAGATCTAATCCTTCTACTTATACAGGCGTATTTTCTGACATCAGGAACCTCTTTGTACAATTACCGGAAGCGAAAATCAGAGGCTATAAACCAGGACGTTTCTCTTTCAATGTAAAAGGAGGAAGGTGTGAAACTTGCCAGGGGGGAGGAATGAAAGTCATCGAAATGAACTTCCTTCCGGATGTACAGGTGCCTTGTGAAGAATGTGGAGGAAGAAGATACAACAGGGAAACCCTGGAAGTACGTTACCGTGGTAAGTCCATCAGCGATGTGCTAGATATGAGCATTGAAGATGCTTGTGATTTCTTCGAAAACATGCCAGTGATCTACCGTAAAATCAAAACCCTTAAAGACGTAGGTTTGGGGTACATCACTTTAGGTCAGTCTTCTACCACCCTTTCCGGTGGAGAGGCACAGCGCGTAAAATTAGCGACCGAACTCTCTAAAAAAGATACTGGAAAAACATTTTATATTCTGGATGAACCCACTACTGGCTTACATTTTGAGGATATCAATGTGCTCCTTGGTGTGCTGAATGAATTGGTAGAAAAAGGGAATACCGTGCTGGTGATTGAGCACAACCTGGATGTGGTAAAAGTAGCGGATTGGGTGATCGATTTAGGAGAAGAAGGTGGTGCCGGCGGTGGCAGGATCATCTTTGAAGGAACTCCTGAAGGATTAGTGCAAAACCCGATTAGTTTAACCGGTAAATTTTTGAAGAAAGAAATGGGTTTATAA
- a CDS encoding 2Fe-2S iron-sulfur cluster-binding protein, with protein sequence MLPEDEADEDDTTEKAVKDTNTYAVILHFKGEIKEISVPYHQSILDAALEQGINLPYSCHAGICSTCTANCTKGKVRMDYNEVLMDNEIEAGRVLVCTGHPTENGTTLVW encoded by the coding sequence GTGCTGCCTGAAGACGAGGCCGATGAAGACGATACGACAGAAAAGGCGGTAAAAGACACCAATACCTATGCTGTCATCCTCCATTTCAAAGGAGAAATCAAAGAAATCAGTGTGCCTTACCACCAAAGCATTTTAGATGCAGCTTTAGAACAAGGCATTAACCTGCCATATAGCTGCCATGCCGGCATTTGTAGTACCTGTACTGCCAATTGTACCAAAGGAAAGGTTCGGATGGATTACAATGAAGTTTTAATGGATAACGAAATTGAAGCGGGAAGAGTGCTGGTTTGTACTGGACACCCCACTGAAAACGGTACCACATTAGTTTGGTAA
- a CDS encoding FAD-binding oxidoreductase: MKLLKLRITGMTYTPGETLLLSFEPIAAEKPVYLAGQFLTLVFERNGKELRRSYSLCSSPDLDEPLAIAIKRVENGEISRLLHHNTAVGEVLTALEPNGQFSYIPQEAIKRTVFLFAAGVGITPLFSILKTALTVEKHTKVILAYSNKSAEGSLFYEELNEWQTKYPDRLKIIYLFSTAKNLMMARLNGQLIERIVAENLEFKKDDTLLYTCGPVDYMDVCRITLLNLGFHQSQIKKKLLCCLKTRPMKTIRQKRR, translated from the coding sequence ATGAAACTGTTAAAATTGCGCATTACCGGGATGACCTATACACCGGGCGAAACTCTCCTCCTCAGTTTTGAGCCAATAGCAGCAGAAAAACCTGTTTACCTGGCCGGACAATTCTTAACGCTTGTATTTGAGCGGAATGGAAAAGAATTGAGAAGATCATATTCACTTTGCAGTTCCCCAGATTTGGATGAACCTTTGGCAATTGCAATCAAAAGAGTAGAAAATGGAGAAATTTCCAGACTGCTGCACCACAATACGGCGGTTGGCGAGGTGCTGACTGCACTAGAACCGAACGGACAATTCAGTTATATTCCGCAGGAGGCCATCAAAAGAACGGTGTTTTTATTCGCCGCAGGAGTAGGTATCACACCATTATTCTCGATATTGAAGACGGCTTTGACCGTTGAAAAACATACCAAAGTCATTTTAGCTTACAGCAACAAATCTGCTGAAGGCAGTCTTTTCTATGAAGAACTGAACGAATGGCAGACAAAATATCCAGACCGTCTAAAAATCATTTACCTTTTCAGTACGGCTAAAAACCTGATGATGGCCCGCTTAAACGGACAGCTGATTGAACGCATCGTCGCAGAGAACCTCGAATTCAAAAAAGACGATACCTTGCTGTATACTTGTGGCCCCGTAGATTATATGGATGTCTGTAGAATTACCTTATTGAACCTGGGTTTCCATCAGTCACAGATAAAAAAGAAACTTTTGTGCTGCCTGAAGACGAGGCCGATGAAGACGATACGACAGAAAAGGCGGTAA
- a CDS encoding lytic transglycosylase domain-containing protein → MIKKHIITLTVIITLLVIAKVFAYNMPQAAKSLLKEEKITKNTDTLVSEIEEPAQTMADLKFAEEGLPLGDAIVERKMEKALAKFSYSNLQTNRLHNKAAEWFPVIEPILAAYGIPEDFKYMPLVESGLKSGVSPKGAAGFWQFMPATARSYGLKVNSKVDERNNLRKSTIAAAKYIKELYGIFDDWALVAAAYNVGDNHMRKQINRQKQDNYFKMKLNSETASYVYKLISMKQIMEFPNQYGYKASRAFLAYNAEKAANEADKAERAE, encoded by the coding sequence ATGATAAAGAAACACATAATAACATTAACGGTAATCATTACATTACTGGTAATCGCAAAAGTGTTTGCTTACAACATGCCCCAAGCAGCAAAAAGTCTTTTAAAAGAAGAAAAAATAACAAAAAATACGGATACATTAGTATCAGAGATCGAGGAGCCAGCTCAAACAATGGCTGATCTAAAATTTGCAGAGGAAGGACTACCATTAGGGGATGCGATTGTGGAGCGGAAAATGGAAAAAGCCCTTGCTAAATTTAGTTACAGTAATCTACAAACCAACCGTTTGCACAATAAAGCAGCAGAATGGTTTCCTGTAATAGAACCTATACTTGCCGCCTACGGCATTCCTGAAGACTTTAAGTATATGCCTTTGGTAGAATCAGGACTAAAGTCGGGCGTATCCCCAAAAGGAGCAGCAGGATTCTGGCAGTTTATGCCGGCTACTGCACGCAGCTATGGTTTGAAAGTAAATTCGAAAGTTGACGAACGTAATAACTTACGTAAGTCTACGATCGCCGCCGCCAAATACATCAAAGAACTCTACGGAATATTTGACGATTGGGCACTCGTTGCGGCTGCCTATAATGTGGGAGATAACCACATGCGGAAACAGATCAACAGACAAAAACAAGACAACTATTTCAAAATGAAACTGAACAGCGAAACCGCTAGTTACGTTTACAAATTGATTTCCATGAAACAAATCATGGAATTTCCGAATCAGTATGGTTACAAAGCGTCAAGAGCGTTTTTAGCGTACAATGCGGAGAAGGCTGCCAACGAAGCGGACAAAGCAGAGCGGGCAGAGTAA
- a CDS encoding pseudouridine synthase, giving the protein MMKDNNRNSRDDKSKSGNRSSTGQNRSGGDSSYRDKSKFDDKEGKDKKFGGPRDFNPREGGSRDFKPREGGSRDYKPREGGSRDFKPREGGSRDFKPREGGSRDFKPREGGSRDFKPREGGSRDFKPREGGSRDFKPREGGSRDFKPREGGSRDFKPREGGSRDFKPREGGSRDFKPREGGSRDFKPREGGSRDFKPREGSSRPHSAGSSRDVPPSDKTRSYIKKDHFGKGDQPFRKFDDNKGGASRSTDSRPFRKREDEGGSRDFKPRDARPDREEGSNTTMRSRKAPFVKDDGLIRLNRYIANSGICSRRKADELIAAGVVSVNGEAISELGHKIDPAKDEIRYNGELLKREKKIYVLLNKPKDYITTTDDPQERRTVMQLVEKASRERIYPVGRLDRNTTGLLLMTNDGDLADKLSHPRNGITKIYHVELSKTLSQGDFNKIQFGLELEDGLIKPDNISYVAGGSKKEIGIQIHSGKNRIVRRIFEHLGYDVVKLDRVVYGNLTKKDLPRGRWRYLEEHELIQIKHLIK; this is encoded by the coding sequence ATGATGAAAGACAACAACAGGAACAGTCGGGATGACAAGTCCAAATCGGGCAACAGAAGTTCAACAGGCCAGAATCGTAGTGGAGGAGACTCTTCTTACAGAGATAAAAGCAAGTTTGACGACAAAGAGGGGAAAGATAAAAAATTTGGTGGCCCGAGAGATTTTAACCCTAGAGAAGGTGGATCAAGAGACTTCAAACCTCGTGAAGGCGGATCAAGGGATTACAAACCACGCGAAGGTGGTTCAAGAGATTTCAAACCACGTGAAGGTGGTTCAAGAGATTTCAAACCACGTGAAGGTGGTTCCAGAGATTTCAAACCACGCGAAGGTGGTTCAAGAGATTTCAAACCACGCGAAGGTGGTTCAAGAGATTTCAAACCACGCGAAGGTGGTTCAAGAGATTTCAAACCACGCGAAGGTGGTTCAAGAGATTTCAAACCACGCGAAGGTGGTTCAAGAGATTTCAAACCACGCGAAGGTGGTTCAAGAGATTTCAAACCACGTGAAGGCGGTTCAAGAGATTTCAAACCACGTGAAGGCGGTTCAAGAGATTTCAAACCACGTGAAGGTGGTTCAAGAGATTTCAAACCACGTGAAGGTAGTTCAAGACCTCATAGTGCAGGTAGCTCAAGAGACGTACCTCCTTCTGACAAAACACGTAGTTATATAAAGAAAGATCATTTCGGAAAAGGGGATCAGCCTTTCAGGAAATTTGATGATAATAAAGGTGGCGCTTCAAGAAGTACTGACAGCAGACCTTTTAGAAAAAGAGAAGACGAAGGTGGTTCAAGAGATTTCAAACCTCGTGATGCACGTCCTGACCGCGAAGAAGGTAGCAATACCACTATGCGTAGCAGAAAAGCACCTTTCGTTAAGGATGATGGCTTAATTCGTTTAAACCGTTACATCGCCAATTCAGGAATTTGTTCCCGTCGTAAAGCGGATGAGCTGATTGCTGCTGGTGTAGTATCTGTAAATGGTGAAGCAATTTCTGAGCTTGGTCATAAAATCGACCCTGCGAAAGATGAGATCCGTTATAACGGGGAGTTGTTGAAACGCGAAAAGAAAATTTACGTGTTGTTAAACAAGCCTAAAGATTATATTACGACTACTGATGATCCTCAGGAACGTCGTACAGTAATGCAATTGGTAGAGAAAGCAAGCAGAGAACGTATTTATCCGGTAGGAAGATTAGACCGTAACACTACAGGTTTATTATTGATGACCAATGATGGCGATCTTGCTGATAAATTATCTCACCCAAGAAATGGCATCACTAAAATCTATCATGTAGAATTAAGTAAGACTTTAAGTCAGGGTGATTTCAACAAAATCCAGTTCGGTTTAGAATTGGAAGATGGTTTGATCAAACCTGATAACATTTCTTATGTTGCTGGTGGCAGTAAAAAAGAGATCGGTATTCAGATCCACAGTGGTAAAAATAGAATCGTAAGAAGAATATTTGAACACTTAGGTTATGATGTCGTGAAACTTGACCGTGTAGTTTACGGCAATCTGACTAAAAAAGACCTTCCTCGTGGAAGATGGAGATATTTAGAAGAGCATGAATTGATTCAGATCAAGCATCTGATCAAGTAA
- a CDS encoding lactonase family protein, translating into MKKLLFFPVIMLALQSCAQKKDYNLIVGTYTNTGKSEGIYVYDFDTNTAAVKAKTVTKNVENPSYLALGDGNKAIYAVNETSETSAVSAFGFDAASGKLTFLNKQATNGADPCYVIADKKNVITANYSGGSISVFGIEKDASLSAIKQLVKHTGKSIDKARQGSSHVHMAQFTPDHKYVVVDDLGTDKVYLYAYNPDGGNKVLTVKDSISITPGAGPRHLVFSKDSKYAYLIHEIDGGITVFSYSDGNLTEIQKTKITEDGFKGENGAADIHLSPDGKFLYASNRGSENKITIFAIEKGGLLSVRGYVSTLGKGPRNFAIDPTGKYLLVAHQYTNDVVIFERNLETGALKDTGKRISVGAPVCLVFAPVK; encoded by the coding sequence ATGAAGAAACTCCTATTTTTCCCGGTTATTATGCTGGCACTACAAAGCTGCGCACAGAAAAAAGATTACAATTTAATTGTAGGTACGTATACGAATACAGGGAAAAGTGAGGGGATTTATGTGTACGATTTCGACACTAACACCGCTGCTGTTAAAGCAAAAACTGTGACCAAAAACGTGGAGAACCCAAGTTACCTGGCTTTAGGTGATGGCAATAAAGCGATATATGCGGTAAATGAAACTTCAGAAACCAGTGCAGTCAGTGCTTTCGGTTTTGATGCGGCATCCGGCAAGCTGACCTTCTTAAATAAACAAGCGACCAATGGTGCAGATCCTTGTTATGTGATCGCAGATAAAAAGAATGTGATTACCGCAAATTATTCAGGTGGCAGTATCTCCGTATTTGGCATTGAAAAAGATGCTTCTTTATCCGCCATCAAACAATTGGTTAAACATACAGGAAAAAGCATAGATAAAGCCCGTCAGGGAAGTTCTCATGTGCACATGGCACAATTTACCCCAGATCATAAATATGTTGTCGTAGACGATTTAGGTACGGATAAGGTTTATTTATACGCCTACAATCCTGATGGCGGTAATAAAGTATTGACGGTTAAAGATAGCATTTCCATCACTCCTGGAGCTGGCCCAAGACATCTGGTTTTCAGTAAAGACAGCAAGTACGCTTACCTGATCCATGAAATTGACGGAGGGATCACCGTTTTCAGCTATAGCGATGGAAACCTGACCGAAATTCAGAAAACTAAAATTACGGAAGATGGTTTCAAAGGAGAAAATGGTGCAGCAGATATTCACTTATCCCCAGATGGCAAGTTCTTGTACGCGAGCAACAGAGGTTCGGAAAATAAGATCACCATTTTTGCTATTGAGAAAGGTGGGTTGTTAAGCGTTAGAGGATATGTATCTACTTTAGGAAAAGGTCCGAGGAATTTTGCGATTGATCCGACAGGAAAATATTTGCTGGTAGCACACCAGTATACGAATGATGTGGTGATTTTTGAACGTAACCTGGAAACAGGTGCCTTAAAGGATACGGGAAAAAGAATTTCCGTAGGTGCGCCGGTTTGCCTTGTATTTGCTCCTGTAAAATAA
- the bshA gene encoding N-acetyl-alpha-D-glucosaminyl L-malate synthase BshA — MKIGIVCYPTFGGSGVVATELGKALADEGHQVHFITYSQPARLDFFSANLFYHEVSVRDYPLFDYAPYESALASKLVDVVRFEQLDILHVHYAIPHASAAFMAKQILETYGINIPFVTTLHGTDITLVGKDPTYKPVVTFSINKSDGVTTVSQNLKEDTEAHFEITNEIKVIPNFIDFNRFSLKPKDHFKKAIAPNNERILIHTSNFRKVKRTQDVILTFEKIQKTIPSKLLMVGDGPERVYCEQLCRDLGICEHVRFLGKQDAIEEILSVSDLFLMPSESESFGLAALEAMACKVPAITSNAGGLPELNVDGFCGFMSNVGDVNDMAAKGILILENDEVLQQFKENAFIRAQDFDLKKILPIYVDYYTQIIEEAKINNPVKVVLKAATK, encoded by the coding sequence ATGAAAATAGGTATTGTTTGTTACCCAACTTTTGGAGGTAGTGGTGTAGTCGCTACTGAATTAGGTAAAGCGCTCGCCGATGAAGGACATCAGGTACATTTTATTACTTATAGTCAGCCTGCACGCCTCGACTTTTTCTCTGCCAACTTATTCTATCATGAAGTATCTGTAAGGGACTATCCTTTATTTGACTACGCACCTTATGAATCTGCCCTGGCGAGTAAACTTGTAGATGTAGTTCGTTTTGAGCAGCTGGATATCCTCCATGTTCATTATGCCATTCCACATGCCTCAGCTGCATTTATGGCCAAGCAAATCCTGGAAACTTATGGAATCAATATTCCTTTTGTAACCACTTTGCACGGAACAGACATCACCCTGGTCGGGAAAGATCCTACCTATAAACCTGTCGTTACCTTCTCCATTAATAAGTCTGATGGCGTAACTACGGTATCGCAAAATCTGAAAGAAGATACAGAAGCTCATTTTGAAATCACCAATGAGATAAAGGTGATACCTAACTTTATCGATTTCAACCGCTTTAGCTTAAAGCCAAAAGATCACTTTAAAAAAGCAATTGCACCTAATAATGAGCGCATCTTAATTCATACGTCCAACTTTAGAAAAGTGAAACGTACCCAGGATGTAATCCTGACATTTGAAAAAATTCAGAAAACAATTCCTTCTAAATTACTAATGGTAGGAGATGGTCCTGAGCGTGTTTATTGTGAGCAGTTGTGCAGAGATCTGGGCATTTGCGAACATGTACGCTTTTTAGGGAAACAAGATGCGATAGAAGAGATTCTTTCCGTGTCGGATTTATTCCTGATGCCCTCGGAATCTGAAAGTTTTGGTCTGGCTGCCTTAGAAGCAATGGCTTGTAAGGTGCCTGCGATTACTTCTAACGCAGGTGGATTGCCAGAACTAAATGTAGACGGCTTCTGTGGTTTTATGAGTAATGTAGGAGATGTAAATGATATGGCCGCTAAAGGAATCCTGATTCTTGAAAATGATGAGGTGTTACAGCAGTTTAAAGAAAATGCCTTTATCAGAGCGCAAGACTTTGACCTGAAGAAAATCCTGCCAATTTATGTAGACTATTACACACAGATCATTGAAGAAGCAAAAATCAATAACCCTGTGAAGGTCGTTTTGAAAGCAGCAACCAAATAA